One Bombus pyrosoma isolate SC7728 linkage group LG7, ASM1482585v1, whole genome shotgun sequence genomic window carries:
- the LOC122569856 gene encoding ubiquitin carboxyl-terminal hydrolase 14 isoform X2, whose product MLFKAQLFALTGVQPERQKVMLKGMTLKDDDWGNIKLKDGITVLMMGSKEEDVPAEPTEKPLFLEDMNESALATALDLPAGLTNLGNTCYLNATVQCLKTVPELRDALKNFSGGLAAAGSSSLVPAQSITAALRDLYDSMDKGSSLPPVVLVQMMHLAFPRFAEKSEHGGFQQQDANECWTELIRMLQQKLPAKENPAASENNGQGYKPRSLIEQYFGGTFNTELKCIESEDEPPTKGKEEFLQLSCFISTEVKYMHSGLRNKMQEQITKMSPTLGRDAVYTKTSKISRLPAYLTIQFVRFYYKEKEAINAKILKDVKFPLEFDVFELCSSELQTKLTPMREKFKEYEDRLVEESRNIINRKDKTESKKKVKQEPFWFPDDIGSNNSGYYTLQAVLTHRGRSSSSGHYVAWVRQKSDTWLKCDDENVTAVTSEEVLKLSGGGDWHCAYVLLYGPKILEVPDSDDNEDSLTK is encoded by the exons ATGTTGTTTAAAGCACAACTTTTTGCATTGACAGGAGTACAGCCTGAAAGGCAAAAAGTTATGTTAAAAGGAATGACATTAAAGGATGATGATTGGGGCAATATCAAGTTGAAAGAT ggTATTACTGTTTTAATGATGGGCTCTAAGGAAGAAGATGTACCAGCAGAGCCAACTGAAAAACcattatttttagaagataTGAATGAATCTGCATTAGCTACTGCTTTAGATTTACCAGCTGGCTTGACAAACTTAGGAAATACTTGTTATCTTAATGCAACTGTACAGTGCCTAAAAACTGTTCCAGAGTTGAGAGATGCtctaaagaatttttcagGAGGGCTTGCAGCTGCTGGTAGTTCATCGCTTGTACCTGCACAAAGTATAACAGCTGCGTTAAGAGATTTATATGATAGTATGGACAAAGGATCATCTTTGCCACCTGTTGTCCTTGTCCAAATGATGCATCTAGCATTTCCAAGATTTGCTGAAAAATCTGAGCATGGTGGATTTCAGCAACAAGATGCCAATGAATGTTGGACTGAACTTATTAGAATGTTGCAACAAAAATTACCAGCGAAG GAAAATCCTGCTGCCTCAGAAAATAATGGACAAGGTTACAAGCCACGTTCATTAATTGAACAGTATTTTGGAGGAACATTTAATAcagaattaaaatgtatagaatCTGAGGATGAACCTCCTACtaagggaaaagaagaatttttacaactgagttgttttatttctacagAGGTTAAATACATGCATTCTGGActtagaaataaaatgcaggagcaaattacaaaaatgtcaCCAACTCTTGGCAGAGATGCAGTGTATACGAAAacg tcAAAAATTAGCAGATTGCCAGCATATTTAACAATCCAATTTGtacgtttttattataaagagaaagaagcaatTAATGCAAAAATTCTCAAAGATGTTAAATTTCCTCTTGAATTCGATGTTTTTGAATTGTGTAGCAGTGAACTTCAAACTAAACTTACACCGATgcgagaaaaatttaaagaatacgAAGATCGTTTAGTGGAAGAATCGCGTAACATAATCAATAGGAAAGATAAAAcagaaagtaaaaagaaagttaaacaAGAACCGTTTTGGTTTCCAGATg ATATAGGATCAAATAACAGTGgttattatacattacaagCAGTCCTAACACATAGGGGACGATCAAGTAGTAGTGGCCATTATGTAGCTTGGGTTAGACAGAAAAGTGATACATGGTTAAAATGTGACGATGAGAACGTTACCGCTGTAACTAGTGAAGAAGTACTAAAACTCAGCGGTGGTGGCGATTGGCATTGCGCATATGTTCTTTTATATGGTCCAAAAATTTTAGAAGTACCTGATTCAGATGACAATGAGGATTCACTTactaaataa
- the LOC122569856 gene encoding ubiquitin carboxyl-terminal hydrolase 14 isoform X1 has translation MPQYSIKVKWGKEHFPNVEVNTDEEPMLFKAQLFALTGVQPERQKVMLKGMTLKDDDWGNIKLKDGITVLMMGSKEEDVPAEPTEKPLFLEDMNESALATALDLPAGLTNLGNTCYLNATVQCLKTVPELRDALKNFSGGLAAAGSSSLVPAQSITAALRDLYDSMDKGSSLPPVVLVQMMHLAFPRFAEKSEHGGFQQQDANECWTELIRMLQQKLPAKENPAASENNGQGYKPRSLIEQYFGGTFNTELKCIESEDEPPTKGKEEFLQLSCFISTEVKYMHSGLRNKMQEQITKMSPTLGRDAVYTKTSKISRLPAYLTIQFVRFYYKEKEAINAKILKDVKFPLEFDVFELCSSELQTKLTPMREKFKEYEDRLVEESRNIINRKDKTESKKKVKQEPFWFPDDIGSNNSGYYTLQAVLTHRGRSSSSGHYVAWVRQKSDTWLKCDDENVTAVTSEEVLKLSGGGDWHCAYVLLYGPKILEVPDSDDNEDSLTK, from the exons atgcCTCAATATTCGA ttaaagtaaaatGGGGAAAAGAACACTTTCCTAATGTAGAAGTTAATACAGATGAAGAACCAATGTTGTTTAAAGCACAACTTTTTGCATTGACAGGAGTACAGCCTGAAAGGCAAAAAGTTATGTTAAAAGGAATGACATTAAAGGATGATGATTGGGGCAATATCAAGTTGAAAGAT ggTATTACTGTTTTAATGATGGGCTCTAAGGAAGAAGATGTACCAGCAGAGCCAACTGAAAAACcattatttttagaagataTGAATGAATCTGCATTAGCTACTGCTTTAGATTTACCAGCTGGCTTGACAAACTTAGGAAATACTTGTTATCTTAATGCAACTGTACAGTGCCTAAAAACTGTTCCAGAGTTGAGAGATGCtctaaagaatttttcagGAGGGCTTGCAGCTGCTGGTAGTTCATCGCTTGTACCTGCACAAAGTATAACAGCTGCGTTAAGAGATTTATATGATAGTATGGACAAAGGATCATCTTTGCCACCTGTTGTCCTTGTCCAAATGATGCATCTAGCATTTCCAAGATTTGCTGAAAAATCTGAGCATGGTGGATTTCAGCAACAAGATGCCAATGAATGTTGGACTGAACTTATTAGAATGTTGCAACAAAAATTACCAGCGAAG GAAAATCCTGCTGCCTCAGAAAATAATGGACAAGGTTACAAGCCACGTTCATTAATTGAACAGTATTTTGGAGGAACATTTAATAcagaattaaaatgtatagaatCTGAGGATGAACCTCCTACtaagggaaaagaagaatttttacaactgagttgttttatttctacagAGGTTAAATACATGCATTCTGGActtagaaataaaatgcaggagcaaattacaaaaatgtcaCCAACTCTTGGCAGAGATGCAGTGTATACGAAAacg tcAAAAATTAGCAGATTGCCAGCATATTTAACAATCCAATTTGtacgtttttattataaagagaaagaagcaatTAATGCAAAAATTCTCAAAGATGTTAAATTTCCTCTTGAATTCGATGTTTTTGAATTGTGTAGCAGTGAACTTCAAACTAAACTTACACCGATgcgagaaaaatttaaagaatacgAAGATCGTTTAGTGGAAGAATCGCGTAACATAATCAATAGGAAAGATAAAAcagaaagtaaaaagaaagttaaacaAGAACCGTTTTGGTTTCCAGATg ATATAGGATCAAATAACAGTGgttattatacattacaagCAGTCCTAACACATAGGGGACGATCAAGTAGTAGTGGCCATTATGTAGCTTGGGTTAGACAGAAAAGTGATACATGGTTAAAATGTGACGATGAGAACGTTACCGCTGTAACTAGTGAAGAAGTACTAAAACTCAGCGGTGGTGGCGATTGGCATTGCGCATATGTTCTTTTATATGGTCCAAAAATTTTAGAAGTACCTGATTCAGATGACAATGAGGATTCACTTactaaataa
- the LOC122569857 gene encoding guanine nucleotide-binding protein subunit beta-5, which translates to MDSATESEHIEKLIKEAESLKIRLEDERQKLNDITLASVADRLEIISCINVKPRRVLKGHQAKVLCSDWSPDKRHIVSSSQDGKMIIWDAFTTNKEHALTMPTIWVMACAYAPSGTLVACGGLDNKVTVYPLSQEDDVSTRKKTVATHTSYMSCCVFPNSDQQILTGCGDSTCSLWDVESGQLLQNFLGHSSDVMSIDLAPSEIGNTFVSGSCDKMVLIWDMRTGQCVQSFEGHQSDVNSVKFHPGGDAVATGSDDATCRLFDLRADREIAVYAKESIIFGANAVDLSVSGRLLFAGYNDYTVNIWDTLKCQRVAFLYGHENRVSCLRVSPDGTALSTGSWDSTLRVWA; encoded by the exons ATGGATTCTGCTACTGAGTCAGAACatatagagaaattaataaaagaagctGAAAGCCTAAAAATACGTTTAGAAGATGAACGACAGAAATTGAATGATATTACcc ttGCTAGTGTAGCAGATAGACTTGAAATAATTAGTTGCATTAATGTAAAACCACGTCGTGTATTAAAAGGTCATCAAGCAAAAGTTCTTTGCTCTGATTGGTCACCAGATAAACGTCACATCGTATCTTCCTCACAG GATGGCAAAATGATAATATGGGATGCTTTTACAACAAATAAAGAACATGCTCTTACTATGCCAACTATCTGGGTTATGGCTTGTGCTTATGCTCCAAGTGGTACTCTTGTTGCTTGCGg GGGGTTAGATAATAAAGTAACTGTATATCCTTTGAGTCAAGAAGATGATGTATCAACTCGTAAAAAAACTGTTGCTACACATACATCTTATATGTCTTGTTGTGTATTTCCTAATAGTGATCAACAAATTCTAACGGGTTGTGGAGATAGTACTTGTTCTTTATGGGATGTAGAAAGTGGACaactattacaaaattttcttggTCACTCAAGTGATGTTATGTCTATTGATTTAGCACCAAGTGAAATTGGTAATACATTTGTTTCTGGTAGTTGTGATAAAATGGTTTTAATATGGGATATGAGGACTGGTCAATGTGTTCAAAGTTTTGAAGGACATCAATCTGATGTTAATTCt GTAAAATTTCATCCAGGTGGTGATGCAGTGGCAACAGGTTCTGATGATGCAACTTGCCGTCTTTTTGATCTACGTGCAGATAGAGAAATAGCAGTTTATGCAaaagaaagtataatatttggaGCAAATGCAGTCGATCTAAGCGTTAGTGGACGTTTACTGTTTGCTGGTTATAATGATTATACTGTAAATATATGGGATACTCTAAAATGTCAACGAGTTGCGTTTTTATATGGACATGAAAATCGAGTATCTTGTTTACGAGTTTCTCCAGATGGAACTGCTCTTTCAACTGGAAGCTGGGATTCAACTCTACGAGTTTGGgcttaa
- the LOC122569853 gene encoding ATP synthase subunit alpha, mitochondrial: MALQSLRLAPSIARQLSNTTIQVKWRLAIPSCKFHVCSSRRSAEISSILEERILGSAAKANLEETGRVLSIGDGIARVYGLKNIQADEMVEFSSGLKGMALNLEPDNVGVVVFGNDRHIKEGDIVKRTGAIVDVPVGEELLGRVVDALGNPIDGKGPLNSKLRFRIGTKAPGIIPRVSVREPMQTGIKAVDSLVPIGRGQRELIIGDRQTGKTALAIDTIINQKRFNDAGDEKKKLYCIYVAIGQKRSTVAQIVKRLTDSGAINYTIIVSATASDAAPLQYLAPYSGCAMGEFFRDNGKHALIIYDDLSKQAVAYRQMSLLLRRPPGREAYPGDVFYLHSRLLERAAKMNESLGGGSLTALPVIETQAGDVSAYIPTNVISITDGQIFLETELFYKGIRPAINVGLSVSRVGSAAQTKAMKQVAGSMKLELAQYREVAAFAQFGSDLDAATQQLLNRGVRLTELLKQGQYVPMAIEEQVAVIYCGVRGYLDKMEPTKITAFEKEFLAHIRTSQRDLLNTIAKDNTISEASDAKLKQVVTDFLASFSG, encoded by the exons ATGGCTCTTCAATCCTTACGTTTGGCTCCTTCGATCGCAAGACAATTGTCGAATACTACGATTCAg GTCAAATGGCGCCTTGCTATACCCTCTTGCAAATTCCATGTATGTAGCAGTCGGCGCTCTGCtgaaatttcttccattttggAAGAACGTATTCTTGGCTCAGCTGCTAAG GCTAATCTTGAGGAAACTGGAAGAGTGCTTAGCATTGGTGATGGTATTGCCCgtgtttatggtttaaaaaatattcaagcaGATGAGATGGTGGAATTTAGTTCAGGATTAAAAGGCATGGCTTTGAACTTAGAGCCTGATAATGTTGGTGTTGTCGTCTTTGGCAATGATAGACACATTAAAGAAGGTGACATTGTCAAACGTACTGGAGCTATTGTTGATGTTCCGGTTGGAGAAGAATTGCTGGGACGTGTTGTAGATGCGTTAGGTAATCCTATAGATGGTAAAGGACCACTTAATAGTAAATTGAGATTCCGTATTGGTACTAAAGCACCTGGCATCATTCCTAG gGTGTCTGTGAGAGAACCTATGCAGACTGGAATCAAAGCTGTAGATTCTCTAGTACCTATTGGTCGTGGTCAACGTGAATTAATCATTGGAGACAGACAAACTGGAAAAACTGCTCTTGCTAttgatacaattattaatcaaaaacGATTTAATGATGCTGGAGATGAGAAGAAAAAGTTGTACTGTATTTATGTTGCTATTGGCCAAAAAAGATCCACTGTTGCACAAATAGTAAAACGTTTGACAGACAGTGGTGCTATTAATTATACTATCATTGTTTCTGCAACTGCTTCTGATGCAGCTCCTCTTCAGTATTTGGCTCCATACTCTGGATGTGCAATGGGAGAATTTTTcag AGATAATGGAAAGCatgctttaattatttatgacgaTTTATCGAAACAAGCTGTTGCTTATCGACAAATGTCTTTACTGTTGAGGCGACCACCAGGTCGGGAAGCCTATCCTGGTGATGTATTCTATCTCCACTCTCGTCTTCTTGAGCGAGCGGCTAAAATGAATGAAAGTTTGGGAGGTGGTTCATTAACAGCTTTGCCTGTTATCGAGACACAAGCTGGTGATGTGTCTGCTTATATCCCCACAAATGTTATTTCTATTACCGACGGacaaattttcttagaaaCGGAATTGTTCTATAAAGGTATTCGTCCTGCGATTAATGTAGGTTTATCAGTATCTCGTGTCGGTTCTGCTGCTCAGACTAAGGCTATGAAACAG gtCGCTGGATCCATGAAATTGGAGTTGGCTCAATATCGTGAAGTAGCAGCTTTTGCACAATTTGGTTCCGATTTGGATGCTGCAACTCAGCAATTGCTGAATCGTGGTGTTAGATTGACAGAACTTCTGAAACAGGGACAATATG TACCCATGGCTATTGAAGAACAAGTAGCTGTTATCTATTGTGGTGTCCGCGGGTATCTTGATAAGATGGAACCTACTAAAATCACAgcttttgaaaaagaattccTTGCCCATATTAg AACCAGTCAACGAGACCTTTTAAATACTATTGCTAAAGACAACACAATTAGTGAAGCTTCTGATGCTAAATTAAAGCAAGTTGTTACTGACTTCCTTGCTTCCTTCTCAGGCTAA
- the LOC122569749 gene encoding cell cycle control protein 50A isoform X2, translating into MTSISEVSSLPKTKKPSDSAFKQQRLPAWQPILTAGTVLPTFFVIGIAFIPVGVGLLYFSDQVKEYILDYTDCNSTNIFRAKGMPAKCADIIAEGHNQPCYCKINFTLPSDFNGKIYMYYGLTNFYQNHRRYVKSRDDNQLLGKLSPDVSGDCEPFAYVGETPIVPCGAIANSLFSDDLTLFSLKHKAPVPLLKTGIAWPSDKNIKFRNPEGNLREVFKNFTKPKNWDKYIYELDNENESNNGFQNEDLIVWMRTAALPTFRKLYRRVNHTVDGFTEGLVAGNYTLTVNYTYPVSAFDGRKRMILSTTSLLGGKNPFLGIAYIVVGCICLLLGITLLIIHIKCSKSKLM; encoded by the exons atgACTTCTATTAGCGAAGTTAGTTCGTTACCTAAAACAAAGAAACCTTCAG acaGTGCATTTAAGCAGCAACGTTTACCTGCTTGGCAACCAATACTTACAGCTGGGACTGTTTTACCAACATTTTTTGTGATTGGGATTGCTTTTATACCAGTTGGAGTTGGATTGCTTTATTTTTCTGATCAAGTTAAAGAATACATTTTAGATTATACAGATTGTAATTCTACAAATATCTTTCGTGCAAAAGGAATGCCTGCTAAATGTGCAGATATTATAGCAGAAGGTCATAATCAACCttgttattgtaaaataaattttactttgccTTCTGActtcaatggaaaaatttatatgtattatggtTTGACTAATTTTTATCAGAATCATAGACGATATGTAAAATCAAGAGATGATAATCAACTGTTAGGAAAATTAAGTCCTGATGTCTCTGGGGATTGTGAACCATTTGCTTATGTCGGAGAAACACCTATTGTACCATGTGGTGCTATTGCTAACTCATTATTTAGTGATGATTTAacattgttttctttaaaacacAAAGCTCCTGTACCATTATTAAAGACTGGTATAGCTTGGCCctcagataaaaatattaaatttaggAATCCAGAGGGTAATTTAAGAGAagtatttaagaattttacaaaaccAAAAAATTgggataaatatatttatgagttagataatgaaaatgaaagcaATAATGGTTTTCAAAATGAAGACTTAATTGTTTGGATGAGAACTGCTGCTTTGCCTACTTTTAGAAAACTTTACCGCAGAGTAAATCATACAGTAGATGGCTTCACTGAAGGTCTAGTAGCAGGAAATTATACACTTACTGTTAATTATA CATATCCTGTGTCTGCCTTTGATGGTAGGAAAAGAATGATTTTAAGCACTACTTCTCTTCTTGGTGGAAAGAATCCTTTTCTTGGCATTGCTTATATAGTTGTAGGATGTATTTGTTTGTTGTTAggcattacattattaataatacacatCAAATGTTCTAAaag CAAACTAATGTAA
- the LOC122569749 gene encoding cell cycle control protein 50A isoform X1, whose translation MTSISEVSSLPKTKKPSDSAFKQQRLPAWQPILTAGTVLPTFFVIGIAFIPVGVGLLYFSDQVKEYILDYTDCNSTNIFRAKGMPAKCADIIAEGHNQPCYCKINFTLPSDFNGKIYMYYGLTNFYQNHRRYVKSRDDNQLLGKLSPDVSGDCEPFAYVGETPIVPCGAIANSLFSDDLTLFSLKHKAPVPLLKTGIAWPSDKNIKFRNPEGNLREVFKNFTKPKNWDKYIYELDNENESNNGFQNEDLIVWMRTAALPTFRKLYRRVNHTVDGFTEGLVAGNYTLTVNYTYPVSAFDGRKRMILSTTSLLGGKNPFLGIAYIVVGCICLLLGITLLIIHIKCSKSVTEMINVTPNTPYQE comes from the exons atgACTTCTATTAGCGAAGTTAGTTCGTTACCTAAAACAAAGAAACCTTCAG acaGTGCATTTAAGCAGCAACGTTTACCTGCTTGGCAACCAATACTTACAGCTGGGACTGTTTTACCAACATTTTTTGTGATTGGGATTGCTTTTATACCAGTTGGAGTTGGATTGCTTTATTTTTCTGATCAAGTTAAAGAATACATTTTAGATTATACAGATTGTAATTCTACAAATATCTTTCGTGCAAAAGGAATGCCTGCTAAATGTGCAGATATTATAGCAGAAGGTCATAATCAACCttgttattgtaaaataaattttactttgccTTCTGActtcaatggaaaaatttatatgtattatggtTTGACTAATTTTTATCAGAATCATAGACGATATGTAAAATCAAGAGATGATAATCAACTGTTAGGAAAATTAAGTCCTGATGTCTCTGGGGATTGTGAACCATTTGCTTATGTCGGAGAAACACCTATTGTACCATGTGGTGCTATTGCTAACTCATTATTTAGTGATGATTTAacattgttttctttaaaacacAAAGCTCCTGTACCATTATTAAAGACTGGTATAGCTTGGCCctcagataaaaatattaaatttaggAATCCAGAGGGTAATTTAAGAGAagtatttaagaattttacaaaaccAAAAAATTgggataaatatatttatgagttagataatgaaaatgaaagcaATAATGGTTTTCAAAATGAAGACTTAATTGTTTGGATGAGAACTGCTGCTTTGCCTACTTTTAGAAAACTTTACCGCAGAGTAAATCATACAGTAGATGGCTTCACTGAAGGTCTAGTAGCAGGAAATTATACACTTACTGTTAATTATA CATATCCTGTGTCTGCCTTTGATGGTAGGAAAAGAATGATTTTAAGCACTACTTCTCTTCTTGGTGGAAAGAATCCTTTTCTTGGCATTGCTTATATAGTTGTAGGATGTATTTGTTTGTTGTTAggcattacattattaataatacacatCAAATGTTCTAAaag tgtAACAGAGATGATAAATGTGACTCCAAATACACCATATcaagaataa
- the LOC122569587 gene encoding UV excision repair protein RAD23 homolog B-like has translation MIITLKNLQQQTFTVEIDPSQTVKDLKQKIETQKGFPAKYQKLIYAGKILTDDHPLAEYNIDEKKFIVVMVTKLKTGNGHTTTEEEHTTNTDNKEESSTTSSVAQPSSNPTVQGASNPTNTVQEQSEASTTAGCVGGQAESALLMGEDYNTMVNNIVDMGYEREQVEQALRASFNNPDRAVEYLLTGIPAQLFEDLPEDQLEAQEQLQDHGQHPLAFLRMQPQFQQMRQVIQQNPQLLNAVLQQIGQTNPALLQLISQNQEAFVRMLNEPVETTGGTGGRTTPVSAANVTPPTAPGGISGGLGAGIGAGSDVEASVIQVTPQDKEAIERLKALGFPEHLVVQAYFACEKNENLAANFLLSQSLDD, from the exons ATGATTATAACACTAAAAAACTTGCAGCAGCAGACGTTTACAGTAGAAATTGATCCATCGCAAACA GTAAAAgatttgaaacaaaagattGAAACCCAAAAAGGTTTTCCTGCTAAATATCAAAAGTTAATATATGCTG gaaaaatattaacagaTGATCACCCATTAGcagaatataatatagatgAAAAAAAGTTTATAGTTGTTATGgtgacaaaattaaaaactggTAATGGACATACAACGACTGAAGAAGAACATACTACAAATACagataataaagaagaaagtagtACAACCAG CTCAGTAGCACAACCTAGTTCAAACCCTACTGTTCAGGGAGCATCAAATCCTACTAATACTGTACAAGAGCAATCTGAAGCAAGTACTACTGCTGGATGTGTTGGAGGTCAAGCTGAAAGTGCCTTGTTAATGGGTGAAGATTATAATACTATGGTGAACAATATTGTGGATATGGG ATACGAACGTGAACAAGTTGAACAAGCATTGAGAGCAAGTTTCAACAATCCTGATAGGGCTGTTGAATACCTTTTAACAGGAATACCAGCTCAGCTTTTTGAAGATTTACCTGAAGATCAACTTGAAGCACAAGAACAACTTCAAGATCATGGTCAGCATCCACTAGCGTTTTTGCGAATGCAACCTCAATTTCAACAAATGCGTCAAGTCATTCAACAAAATCCTCAGTTATTAAATGCTGTTCTACAACAAATTGGACAAACTAACCCTGCATTGTTACAACTTATTTCGCAAAATCAAGAAGCATTTGTGCGTATGCTTAATGAACCTG TAGAAACTACTGGTGGTACAGGAGGAAGAACTACACCTGTATCTGCAGCTAATGTTACACCACCAACTGCTCCTGGTGGAATAAGTGGAGGTCTTGGTGCTGGTATAGGAGCAGGATCGGATGTAGAAGCTTCTGTAATTCAGGTAACACCTCAGGATAAAGAAGCTATTGAGAGGCTGAAGGCACTAGGATTTCCGGAGCATTTAGTTGTACAAGCCTATTTTGCGtgtgaaaaaaatgaaaatctggCTGCTAACTTTTTGCTGTCACAAAGTCTTGATGACTGA
- the LOC122569589 gene encoding dolichol-phosphate mannosyltransferase subunit 3 — translation MTKLMEWLLFAVLFFSIWIAAVTESVNLSFIKEWKQFVLLLPPIALFVCSLYAATIILYRVLTFNNCERAAIELQEQIEEAKKDLQNKGVVLKCK, via the exons ATGACAAAACTAATGGAGTGGCTTTTATttgctgttttattttttagtatatgGATTGCTGCAGTTACTGAAAGtgttaatttatcatttatcaaaGAATGGAAACAATTTGTCCTTCTTCTTCCACCCATTGCTTTATTTGTATGCAGTCTATATGCAgctactattattttatatagagtTCTTACATTTAACAACTGTGAACGTGCAGCTATTGAATTGCAAGAA cAAATAGAGGAAGCTAAGAAAGATCTTCAGAATAAAGGTGTGGTCTTAAAGTGCAAGTGA